In the Candidatus Latescibacterota bacterium genome, CTGCCATCAGCTCCATCACGAGCGGGGCCTCGCGCGGACGGTTGTCGCCGGCATGAGCGCGCGCGGCTCGCCCTGACTGACGCCGCCGCACGAAAAAGCCCCGGCGAGACCGAGGTCTGGCCGGGGCGGGGGGCGGAGTGCGTGGCTACTTGACCAGGGTCATTTTCTGGGCGGCATCCAGGTCGAGGCCGGTGTTGTCCTGGAGGCGGGAGAAGTACACCCCGGACGGGCTGGCCTGGCCCTGCGTGTCCCGGCCATCCCAGGTGTAGCTGTGAGCGCCCGCGTCCACGGGGCCCGAATGGACCACGCGCACCAGGCGTCCGGTGGAGTCATACACGCTCAGGCGGATGCTCGAGGGCTGGTCCAGCGTGAACGAGAGGCGCGTCTTCGGGTTGAACGGATTCGGGAAGTTGGGCTCGAGGCGCGCCGCCAGCACGGCGTCGCCGACGCCCGTGGGCTCGGCCTCGGCGAGGGGGAGCACCATGCTGTAGATGTAGTCGTTGAGAATCGTGTCGTCGTTGTTGGCGGCGTTGCCCATGCCGTAGAGCGTCACGGTGCCCGTGCCGGTCGCGGGCGCCTGCCACTCCATCATCCAGCTGTGTCCGCCGGTCGTGCCGGCCGCGGTGCCGGCCAGGGTGTGCTTGCCGTACTGGCGCTGGTGGCCGGCGATCAGGCTGTCGCCAACCTGCGTGTTGCCGTCCACGGGTGTCAGGGTGCCGGCCTGGTCGCCGGCGGCGTCCAGCAGCGTGATCTCGAAGCCCCAGCGCGAGGCCTGGGGATCGCTGAGATCGATGCAGATCGTGTAGGTGTCGCCGGGCACGTACTGGCCGGCGCCGGAGACGCAGCTCTCGCCGAAGCTGCCGCTGCCGGAGTCCAGCGGGAAACTCCCGTGACAGTCGCGGCACGTGCCTTCACCGGGGGCGCCCGTCTTCCCGTTGAACGGGCCCCAGGGGTAGGCCATGGCCATTTCCACGTCGAGGATGGCGGTCATCGCCACGAGCAAGGCGAAGAGCGCGAGAAGGGTGACAAAGAGAGGGCGGCTGAGTCGCATGGGGACCTCCCGTTCCGGTTGCGTTCTCGAATCCAAGTGAGAGTGGTAGCGAGATTGCGCATATTGTACGAGATCTAGGCGCGAGTGGTCAATGTTCGCGGTTATCGAATCATTCTTGTGATAAGGAGTTGGAAGCCCGGTGGGTCCGGGAGCGCCCGGCCGCAACACCGCCGGGGAGCGTTGTGCGCGGCAGCGCCCTGTGCTAGCTTGCGCTGCGATCCGCACTTCCCCCACTTCCTCGCCACCAGGAGGTCCTGCATGTCCTTCAGGGGAACCACGGCGCTCCGCGCCGCCACGGCGCTCTGCGCCCTGCTGCCGGCGCTGTGGGTCGGCACGGCCCGGGCCAGCTACGAGTCCCTGGCCAACGACGTCCAGGAGATCAACCTGGACAACGGGCTCAAGATCCTGCTGCTCGAGCGGCACGACGTGCCCGTCTTCTCCTTCTGGACCTACGTGAACGTGGGCGGAGTGGACGAGGACAAGGGCCAGACCGGCATCGCCCACATGTTCGAGCACATGGCCTTCAAGGGCACCTACGACCTGGGCAGCAAGGACATCAAGAAGGAGCTGAAGGTGCTCGATGCCATGGATGACGTCTACGACGCCCTCCAGGCCGAGAAGCTCAAGCGCGACCTCGCCGACGGCGCGAAGATCGCCGACCTGCAGGCGAGGTTCGACGCGCTGCAGGGCGAGGCGGACACGCTCGTGGACACCAACGCCTTCGGCAAGCTCGTGGAGGAGCAGGGCGGCGTGGGCATGAACGCCATGACCAACTGGGATGCGACGCAATACTTCTACAGCATGCCGTCCAACAAGCTCGAGCTGTGGTGCCTGCTGGAAAGTGACCGCTTCATCAATCCGGTGCTGCGGGAGTTCTACAAGGAGAAGAGCGTCATCCTCGAGGAGCGCAACATGCGCACCGACAGCCAGCCCCAGGGCCGGCTCTTCGAGGAGTGGATCGCCGAGTCCTACCTGGCGCATCCCTACGGCCGGCCGGCGATCGGCTACCGCTCGGACATCGAGCTCTACAGCCGGCGCGACGCCGAGGGCTTCTACGCGCGGCACTACGGCGCGCGCAACATGGTGATCGCGCTGGTGGGGGACATCTACTACGACGACCTCGTCAAGCTCGCCGACAAGTACTTCGCCAAGATCCCGCCGGGTCCGGGGCCCACGCCCGTGCGCACCGTGGAACCGGCGCAGCGCGGCGAGCGGCGCGTGGACATCCGCGAGGCCACGCAGCCCTTCCTCTTCGTGGGCTACCACATCCCCGCACAGCGCGACCCGGATCGTCCGGCCATCGATGCGCTGGCCGACATCCTGGGGCAGGGCCGTTCCAGCCGCATCTACACGCGCCTGGTGAAGGAGGACAAGCTCGCCGCCTTCTCCGGCTGCTTCCCGGGACTGCCCGGTGACCGCTACCCGAGCCTGCTCACCTTCATCGCGGTGCCGAACCAGGACATCCCGATGGCGGACGTCGAGTCGGCCATCTACGAGGAAGCCAAGCGCACCGTGGACGACGGCGTCACCGCCGAGGAGCTCGCGGGCTACAAGACGCGCGCGCGGGCGCAGTTCATCCAGGGCCTGGAGAGTAACCAGGGCATGGCGGGACAGCTCTGCTGGGCGCAGATGATCCTCGGGGACTGGCGCGAGCTCTTCAAGCAGCTCGAGGCCATCGATGCCGTCACGCTGGAGGACGTCCAGCGCGTGGCGGGCCAGATCTTCACGGAATCCAATCGCACGGTGGGCACGATCTCCACCACGGGCGAGGACAGCTAGGCGAGGAGGCCACGATGAACCCCAAGCACTTCCCTGGCCGCGTGGCCGTCCGCGCCCTGACGGGGCTGCTGGCCCTGCTGCTGGCGCTCGGCGCGCTGACCCCGGGGGCGGCCTTCGCCAAGAAGAGCCCCTACGACAAGGTCCTCGAGGACCTGCCCGCGATGCGCGACTTCCAGCCGCCTGCGGTCACCCGCGAGGAGCTGCCCAACGGCATGGTGCTCTACCTGGTGGAGGATCACGACCTGCCGCTGATCCGCGCGTCGGCGATGATCCGCGCCGGGTCGATCTACGAGCCCGCCGCCAAGGTGGGGCTGGCGGATCTCGTCGGCACGGTGATGCGCAGCGGCGGCAGCGAGCGCTACCCGGGCGACAAGATGGACGTCCTGCTCGAGGACATGGGCGCCAGCGTGGAGACCGGCATGAGCGACGCCTCCGCGAGCGCCTCGCTGCGCTGCCTGACCGAGAACTTCGACCAGGTGCTGGACATCTTCGCGGACGTCCTGCGCCACCCGGCTTTCCCCGAGGACAAGATCGAGCTGGCGCGCACCCAGATGAAGACCGGCATCAGCCGCCGCAACGACGACGCCTCGGAGATCGCCCAGCGCGAGATCGCGAAGCTCTACTACGGTGCGGACAGTCCCTACGCCCGCCAGCTGGAGTACGACACCCTGGCGGCCATCGACCGCGGCGACATGGTCAAGTACCACGAGTACTTCTACCATCCGAACAACGTGATCCTCACCGTGGGCGGCGACTTCGACACCGCCACCATGGTGACGGCGCTGCGCGCGGCCTTCGACGACTGGGAGCGCGTGGAGACCTTCTACCCGCCGGATCCCGTCCTGAGCGAGACGCCGATGTCGGTGAACCTGGTGGAGAAGGACGACGTCAACCAGTCGAAGGTGCGCATGGGACACCTGGGCATCCGCTGGGACGACGAGTACCTCTTCCCGCTGCAGGTGCTGAACCAGATCCTCGGCGGGGGCTTCAGCAGCCGTCTCTTCAGCGAGCTGCGCAGCAAGCGCGAGCTGGCCTACGGCGTCTGGGCCTGGATGATCACGGGCAACCACCACCGCATGCCCTTCACGGTGGGCATCGACACCAAGAGCGAGTCCACGGTGGAGGCCATCGGGCTCATCATCGACGAGCTCAACAAGGTGCGCGAGGAGCCGGTCACGCCCGAGGAGCTGAGCCGGGCG is a window encoding:
- a CDS encoding insulinase family protein → MNPKHFPGRVAVRALTGLLALLLALGALTPGAAFAKKSPYDKVLEDLPAMRDFQPPAVTREELPNGMVLYLVEDHDLPLIRASAMIRAGSIYEPAAKVGLADLVGTVMRSGGSERYPGDKMDVLLEDMGASVETGMSDASASASLRCLTENFDQVLDIFADVLRHPAFPEDKIELARTQMKTGISRRNDDASEIAQREIAKLYYGADSPYARQLEYDTLAAIDRGDMVKYHEYFYHPNNVILTVGGDFDTATMVTALRAAFDDWERVETFYPPDPVLSETPMSVNLVEKDDVNQSKVRMGHLGIRWDDEYLFPLQVLNQILGGGFSSRLFSELRSKRELAYGVWAWMITGNHHRMPFTVGIDTKSESTVEAIGLIIDELNKVREEPVTPEELSRAKEGLKNSFVFNFSSPFSIASRKASYEFYGRPQDFLDTYLAKVDAVTADDILQAARARIHPDQMAILVVGKSEDFDAPLSSLGFGEPNLIDVTIPSPTLDVELPPTTPENLAAGAALMAQAVKAFGGAKALDAVKSLRFDADFVLQETGMGPMTFGVVTQREGDTRMRVETTTPFGNMTQILTKDAGWIVSPRGKKAVTGQDLADMWKGERSNPLYLLRHLDAYKAQSLGTESLDGVDCDVVYLHGEGDEGYKLYLGPEHLIRGMEYKDEGQAGPVMNLTLAKDYEKTGGIAFARNMEINHDGTLFAVLKVKTVAVNPTLDASLFSEPSE
- a CDS encoding insulinase family protein translates to MSFRGTTALRAATALCALLPALWVGTARASYESLANDVQEINLDNGLKILLLERHDVPVFSFWTYVNVGGVDEDKGQTGIAHMFEHMAFKGTYDLGSKDIKKELKVLDAMDDVYDALQAEKLKRDLADGAKIADLQARFDALQGEADTLVDTNAFGKLVEEQGGVGMNAMTNWDATQYFYSMPSNKLELWCLLESDRFINPVLREFYKEKSVILEERNMRTDSQPQGRLFEEWIAESYLAHPYGRPAIGYRSDIELYSRRDAEGFYARHYGARNMVIALVGDIYYDDLVKLADKYFAKIPPGPGPTPVRTVEPAQRGERRVDIREATQPFLFVGYHIPAQRDPDRPAIDALADILGQGRSSRIYTRLVKEDKLAAFSGCFPGLPGDRYPSLLTFIAVPNQDIPMADVESAIYEEAKRTVDDGVTAEELAGYKTRARAQFIQGLESNQGMAGQLCWAQMILGDWRELFKQLEAIDAVTLEDVQRVAGQIFTESNRTVGTISTTGEDS
- a CDS encoding T9SS type A sorting domain-containing protein; protein product: MRLSRPLFVTLLALFALLVAMTAILDVEMAMAYPWGPFNGKTGAPGEGTCRDCHGSFPLDSGSGSFGESCVSGAGQYVPGDTYTICIDLSDPQASRWGFEITLLDAAGDQAGTLTPVDGNTQVGDSLIAGHQRQYGKHTLAGTAAGTTGGHSWMMEWQAPATGTGTVTLYGMGNAANNDDTILNDYIYSMVLPLAEAEPTGVGDAVLAARLEPNFPNPFNPKTRLSFTLDQPSSIRLSVYDSTGRLVRVVHSGPVDAGAHSYTWDGRDTQGQASPSGVYFSRLQDNTGLDLDAAQKMTLVK